One part of the Amycolatopsis lurida genome encodes these proteins:
- a CDS encoding sensor histidine kinase translates to MKSVWSISRWAALSGVIAGLLLGGAIVAGSLALTNLTDSRARLLDVTGPQVLRSNSLATAMLNQETGVRGYILAGRSEFLEPYREGLRAQDASVAELRRLGVVPGTAAGDDLDRVLNAATAWRRTIIEPLLAGAPATVELVDASKPLFDEVRASLSVLQNRLETERLDARDDLSASADVLRVMLIVIAVLLVGALALVFLVLHRKLIRPIRGLAVEVRDVAQTDIHRAVRGSGPKEMRELASDVESLRSRILDEVAELERAQELIVTRTRELERSNSDLEQFAYVASHDLQEPLRKVASFCQLLQKRYQGKLDERGDQYIGFAVDGAKRMQALINDLLAFSRVGRRPGDSVLLESGDLLATALGNLEDAITESGARVTHGELPVVRGEKTLLTAVFQNLVGNAIKFRGEDPPEVEVVAERDGENWRFSVTDNGIGINDEYAERIFVIFQRLHGRGDYPGTGIGLALCRKILEHHSGTIWLDTTVQAGTRFCFTLPAAQHADEGNERP, encoded by the coding sequence ATGAAGTCCGTTTGGTCGATCAGCCGCTGGGCCGCGCTGTCCGGGGTGATCGCCGGCCTGCTGCTCGGCGGCGCGATCGTCGCCGGGTCGCTGGCCTTGACGAACCTCACCGACTCGCGCGCCAGGCTGCTGGACGTCACCGGTCCGCAGGTACTGCGGTCCAACTCTCTCGCGACCGCGATGCTGAACCAGGAAACCGGTGTCCGTGGCTACATCCTGGCCGGGCGGAGCGAATTCCTGGAGCCGTACCGGGAGGGATTGCGAGCACAGGACGCGTCAGTGGCCGAGTTGCGCCGGCTCGGTGTCGTTCCGGGGACGGCGGCAGGCGACGATCTGGACCGGGTGCTGAACGCCGCCACGGCCTGGCGCAGGACGATCATCGAGCCCTTGCTCGCCGGCGCTCCGGCCACCGTCGAGCTGGTGGACGCGAGCAAACCGCTGTTCGACGAGGTCCGTGCTTCGCTGAGCGTCCTGCAGAACCGGCTGGAGACCGAACGGCTGGACGCCCGCGACGACCTGTCCGCCTCGGCCGACGTCCTGCGCGTGATGCTCATCGTGATCGCGGTCCTGCTCGTCGGCGCACTGGCACTGGTCTTCCTGGTCCTGCACCGGAAACTGATCCGGCCGATCCGGGGACTGGCCGTCGAGGTCCGTGACGTCGCGCAGACCGATATCCACCGCGCGGTTCGGGGTTCCGGTCCGAAGGAGATGCGCGAACTCGCGTCCGATGTGGAGTCGCTGCGGTCGCGGATCCTCGACGAAGTCGCGGAGCTGGAGCGGGCGCAGGAACTGATCGTGACCCGGACCCGCGAGCTGGAACGGTCGAATTCGGACCTGGAGCAGTTCGCCTACGTGGCCTCGCACGACCTGCAGGAGCCGCTGCGCAAGGTGGCCAGCTTCTGCCAGCTGCTCCAGAAGCGGTATCAGGGGAAACTGGACGAACGCGGGGACCAGTACATCGGCTTCGCCGTCGACGGCGCGAAACGGATGCAGGCGCTCATCAACGATCTGCTCGCCTTTTCGCGCGTCGGCCGCCGTCCGGGGGACAGCGTCCTTCTGGAGTCCGGTGACCTGCTGGCGACCGCGCTGGGCAACCTCGAAGACGCGATCACCGAGTCCGGTGCCCGGGTCACCCACGGCGAACTTCCCGTGGTGCGCGGCGAGAAGACCCTCCTGACGGCGGTTTTCCAGAACCTCGTCGGCAACGCGATCAAGTTCCGCGGTGAGGACCCGCCGGAGGTCGAGGTCGTGGCGGAGCGTGACGGTGAGAACTGGCGCTTCTCCGTCACCGACAACGGAATCGGCATCAACGACGAGTATGCCGAGCGGATCTTCGTGATCTTCCAGCGTTTGCACGGCCGCGGCGACTACCCGGGTACGGGGATCGGTCTCGCCCTGTGCCGCAAGATCCTCGAACACCACAGCGGGACGATCTGGCTGGACACCACCGTCCAGGCCGGGACCCGTTTCTGCTTCACCCTGCCCGCAGCGCAGCATGCCGACGAAGGAAACGAGCGACCATGA
- a CDS encoding response regulator: MTESLEPIHILLVEDDPGDVLMTQEAFEHHKIRNTLSVVPDGEQALQFLRREAPYEDAQRPGLILLDLNLPRKDGREVLSEVKASPELRTIPVVVLTTSEAEEDILRSYDLHANAYVTKPVDFDRFIDVVRQIDNFFVTVVKLPR; this comes from the coding sequence ATGACCGAGTCACTGGAACCGATCCACATCCTGCTGGTCGAGGACGACCCCGGCGACGTCCTCATGACGCAGGAGGCGTTCGAGCATCACAAGATCCGCAATACCCTTTCGGTCGTTCCCGACGGCGAGCAGGCACTGCAGTTCCTGCGCCGTGAAGCACCGTACGAGGACGCGCAACGGCCGGGGCTGATCCTGCTCGACCTCAACCTGCCCCGCAAGGACGGCCGCGAAGTGCTCAGCGAGGTCAAGGCGTCGCCGGAACTTCGCACCATCCCGGTCGTCGTGCTCACCACGTCCGAGGCCGAAGAGGACATCCTCCGCAGTTACGACCTGCACGCCAACGCCTACGTCACGAAACCGGTGGATTTCGACCGGTTCATCGACGTGGTGCGCCAGATCGACAACTTCTTCGTCACCGTGGTGAAACTGCCGCGCTGA
- a CDS encoding serine/threonine-protein kinase translates to MSTPPEVVAALPQYEIGPAIGQGGMGVVFAGVHRSLRRDVAIKQLPWDVLNHAAGSELFDREARVLASLDHPHIVPVYDYVRTGREHLMVMERLDGGTVHSRFHSGQIGGEQACAIGLAMLAGLHAAHEAGVLHLDVKPKNLLFTTQGVMKVADFGIAKVISEGATLVTHGGEVLGTPAYIAPEQAMGNALSPAADVYSAGTVLYELLSGKLPFDNTRGAISMMRQHMFTDPRPIDGVPSPLAGVVMRSLSRELDSRYRDAETFAADLASAATAVYGPGWLERSRVPVRHLTPRVISAFGTRIPAGDGPTRPVRRPAPDPTLSATRASFEPESRPGAVLWFRVAAAVAAIALVVLTLLTPERLPHEATTLKIDGVAASSAAVDLSKTFAVTGAGRPEQVTLALSAAGIPLGSASAVPKPEGDGFRADLAFPGITRWIVGGAVTATMTADGVPMTFAVVTRQHPLASALGAGSLILALFALAYLESGLRTIRNGHRWRGALVGGPALGLLFGASAWLCVSVLRVHEPAVLFGVGCSLAGAVATGFVVAAARARRRR, encoded by the coding sequence ATGAGCACACCCCCCGAGGTCGTCGCCGCGCTGCCGCAGTACGAGATCGGACCCGCGATCGGCCAGGGCGGGATGGGGGTCGTCTTCGCCGGCGTCCACCGTTCACTGCGCCGCGACGTCGCCATCAAACAGCTGCCGTGGGACGTGCTCAACCACGCCGCCGGCAGTGAGCTCTTCGACCGCGAAGCGCGGGTGCTGGCCAGCCTCGACCACCCGCACATCGTGCCCGTGTACGACTACGTACGCACCGGCCGCGAGCACCTGATGGTGATGGAACGCCTCGACGGCGGCACCGTGCACAGCCGCTTCCACAGCGGGCAGATCGGCGGGGAGCAGGCCTGCGCGATCGGGCTGGCGATGCTCGCCGGGCTCCACGCGGCGCACGAAGCGGGTGTGCTGCATCTGGACGTCAAGCCGAAGAACCTGCTCTTCACCACCCAAGGCGTGATGAAGGTGGCCGACTTCGGCATCGCGAAGGTGATCAGCGAGGGCGCCACCCTCGTCACCCACGGAGGCGAGGTCCTCGGCACACCCGCCTACATCGCGCCCGAGCAGGCGATGGGCAACGCGCTGAGCCCGGCGGCCGACGTCTACTCGGCGGGCACGGTGCTCTACGAACTGCTGTCCGGGAAGCTGCCGTTCGACAACACCCGCGGCGCGATCAGCATGATGCGCCAGCACATGTTCACCGATCCGCGCCCGATCGACGGCGTGCCGTCGCCGCTCGCCGGAGTGGTCATGCGCAGCCTCTCGCGCGAGCTCGACTCCCGGTACCGCGACGCGGAGACCTTCGCGGCCGACCTCGCCTCGGCCGCCACCGCCGTGTACGGACCGGGCTGGCTGGAACGCTCCCGGGTGCCGGTGCGGCACCTCACCCCTCGGGTGATCTCCGCGTTCGGCACGCGGATCCCGGCCGGAGACGGCCCGACACGGCCGGTGCGGCGTCCAGCGCCGGATCCGACGCTGTCGGCGACCCGCGCGAGCTTCGAGCCAGAGTCCCGGCCCGGTGCGGTGCTTTGGTTCCGAGTGGCCGCGGCGGTCGCCGCGATCGCGCTCGTGGTGCTCACCCTGCTCACGCCGGAACGCCTGCCGCACGAGGCCACGACACTGAAGATCGACGGCGTCGCCGCCTCGTCCGCGGCCGTGGATCTCAGCAAGACGTTCGCCGTGACGGGGGCGGGGCGCCCGGAACAGGTGACCCTCGCCCTTTCGGCCGCCGGGATCCCGCTCGGATCCGCGTCGGCGGTGCCGAAACCCGAGGGCGACGGTTTCCGTGCCGATCTCGCTTTTCCCGGGATCACCCGCTGGATCGTCGGCGGAGCCGTCACCGCGACCATGACGGCCGACGGCGTTCCGATGACCTTCGCCGTCGTCACGCGGCAGCATCCGCTCGCCAGCGCGCTCGGCGCGGGCAGCCTGATCCTCGCCCTGTTCGCGTTGGCGTACCTGGAATCCGGGCTGCGGACTATCCGGAACGGTCACCGCTGGAGGGGCGCTCTCGTCGGCGGCCCGGCGCTCGGCCTCCTGTTCGGCGCGTCGGCGTGGCTGTGCGTGTCGGTCCTGCGAGTGCACGAGCCCGCCGTGCTGTTCGGTGTCGGCTGCTCGCTCGCGGGCGCGGTGGCGACCGGTTTCGTGGTCGCGGCCGCCCGTGCCCGGCGCAGGCGCTGA
- a CDS encoding DUF2382 domain-containing protein, producing the protein MAKTMQPQELIDSAVVDPTGNKLGKVGNVYLADATRQPEWITVKTGLFGTKESFVPLSGAHTDRDGVHVRVDKEAVTDAPRIEADGHLSAEESARLYQHYGLPMPRTSPDGRMDDRAQGRGDAGRTRAGTDKGADTGRKNRDAAMTRSEERLNVGTEQVETGHVRLRKYVVTEEQQVTVPVSHEEVRIEREPITNPRGERAEIAEDEQEVVLHAEKPVVNKETVAVERARLKTETVTEDHTVSGKVRKEQFEVTDDEGEHRKS; encoded by the coding sequence ATGGCGAAGACCATGCAGCCGCAGGAACTCATCGACAGTGCCGTGGTCGACCCGACCGGCAACAAGCTCGGCAAGGTGGGCAACGTCTACCTCGCCGACGCGACGCGCCAGCCGGAATGGATCACCGTCAAGACGGGCCTGTTCGGTACCAAGGAAAGTTTCGTCCCACTCTCCGGAGCGCACACGGACCGGGACGGCGTGCACGTCCGCGTCGACAAGGAAGCGGTCACCGACGCACCCCGGATCGAGGCTGACGGCCATCTGTCGGCCGAGGAGAGCGCGCGGCTCTATCAGCACTACGGGCTGCCGATGCCGCGGACCTCGCCGGACGGCCGGATGGACGACCGGGCACAGGGCCGGGGCGACGCCGGCCGGACCAGGGCGGGCACGGACAAGGGAGCGGACACCGGCAGGAAGAACCGGGACGCCGCCATGACGCGGTCCGAGGAGCGGCTGAACGTCGGCACCGAGCAGGTCGAGACCGGACACGTCCGGCTGCGCAAGTACGTCGTCACCGAGGAACAGCAGGTCACCGTTCCGGTCAGCCACGAGGAGGTGCGCATCGAACGCGAGCCGATCACGAACCCGCGCGGTGAGCGCGCCGAGATCGCCGAGGACGAACAGGAAGTCGTGCTCCACGCCGAGAAACCGGTGGTGAACAAGGAAACCGTCGCGGTGGAGCGGGCGAGGCTCAAGACCGAGACCGTCACCGAGGACCACACGGTCTCCGGCAAGGTGCGCAAGGAACAGTTCGAGGTCACCGACGACGAAGGCGAGCACCGCAAGTCGTGA
- a CDS encoding ABC-F family ATP-binding cassette domain-containing protein has product MSSPLSSAPVRAAHVRLSGVHLSFGGRPVLAGVDLVAAAGERVAIVGENGRGKTTLLRVLAGDLAADRGEVHRSGSAGVADQQIPLGATDTVGALIDLELAAVRGALARLEAATEALSDGRPGADDAFAAALEEAEALDAWDADRRVEVSLAALNAVDDRDRPLGTLSVGQRHRVRLACLLGAGHPVLLLDEPTNHLDAAGLDHLTERLRAHPGVVVLVSHDRALLADVATTVIDLDPSSDGRPRVYGGGYAAYVEARRAERARWESAHADQIAERQRLADDLSAARNRLRDNWRPPKGTGRHVRATRAPGLVRAVHRRQEELAEHVVAVPPPPARFAMPELPAHGGATLLRAAGVTVAGRLARPVDLALESGDRLVVTGRNGAGKSTLLSVLAGELEPGTGTVTRSRSARIGRLGQESELPGRRTAMELYDEQLARTGIPGPGLGELGLLAGYDRHRPVAELSVGARRRLDLALVLARRPHVVLLDEPTNHLSAALVDELTAALETTPAAVVIATHDRQLSRDTESWPRLAL; this is encoded by the coding sequence ATGTCATCCCCTCTTTCGTCCGCGCCCGTGCGCGCGGCGCACGTCCGCCTGTCCGGCGTCCATCTGTCCTTCGGGGGACGGCCGGTCCTCGCCGGGGTCGACCTTGTCGCCGCCGCCGGCGAGCGTGTCGCCATCGTCGGGGAGAACGGTCGCGGCAAGACCACACTTCTCCGGGTGCTCGCCGGTGACCTGGCCGCCGACCGCGGCGAAGTGCACCGTTCCGGTTCGGCCGGCGTCGCCGACCAGCAGATCCCGCTCGGGGCGACCGACACCGTCGGCGCGTTGATCGACCTCGAACTGGCCGCCGTCCGCGGCGCGCTGGCCCGGCTCGAGGCCGCCACCGAGGCACTCAGCGACGGACGTCCCGGAGCCGACGACGCCTTCGCCGCCGCACTCGAAGAAGCCGAAGCCCTCGACGCGTGGGACGCCGACAGACGTGTCGAAGTGTCACTGGCGGCCTTGAACGCCGTCGACGACCGCGACCGTCCACTCGGAACACTGTCGGTCGGGCAGCGGCACCGGGTCCGGCTGGCCTGCCTGCTCGGCGCCGGGCACCCGGTCCTGCTGCTCGACGAGCCGACCAACCATCTCGACGCGGCGGGGCTCGACCATCTGACCGAGCGGTTGCGCGCGCATCCGGGCGTGGTCGTCCTGGTCAGCCATGACCGGGCCCTGCTCGCGGACGTCGCCACCACGGTGATCGACCTCGACCCGTCGAGCGACGGACGGCCGCGCGTTTATGGCGGCGGGTACGCGGCTTATGTCGAGGCCCGTCGAGCCGAACGCGCCCGCTGGGAATCGGCGCACGCCGACCAGATCGCCGAGCGGCAACGGCTGGCCGACGACCTGTCCGCGGCGCGGAACCGGTTGCGGGACAACTGGCGGCCGCCCAAGGGCACCGGCAGGCACGTCCGCGCCACACGCGCACCCGGGCTGGTCCGCGCGGTCCACCGGCGGCAGGAAGAACTGGCCGAGCACGTGGTCGCCGTTCCGCCGCCACCCGCCCGGTTCGCCATGCCCGAGCTACCGGCGCACGGAGGCGCGACGCTCCTCCGTGCCGCCGGGGTGACGGTGGCCGGGCGACTCGCGCGTCCGGTGGATCTGGCGCTGGAAAGCGGCGACCGGCTGGTCGTCACCGGCCGCAACGGCGCGGGTAAGTCGACGCTCCTGTCCGTGCTGGCCGGGGAGCTGGAGCCGGGGACCGGCACGGTCACGCGTTCGCGGTCCGCGCGGATCGGCAGGCTGGGCCAGGAATCCGAGCTGCCGGGCAGGCGGACGGCGATGGAGCTGTACGACGAACAGCTCGCCAGGACCGGGATCCCCGGGCCGGGGCTGGGCGAGCTGGGCCTGCTCGCCGGCTACGACCGGCACCGGCCGGTGGCCGAACTGTCGGTCGGCGCGCGGCGGCGGCTGGACCTGGCGCTGGTACTGGCTCGCCGTCCGCACGTCGTGTTGCTTGACGAGCCGACCAACCACCTGTCCGCCGCCCTCGTCGACGAGCTGACCGCCGCACTCGAAACGACCCCGGCCGCGGTGGTGATCGCCACGCACGACCGGCAGTTGTCGCGGGACACGGAGTCCTGGCCGAGGCTCGCGTTGTGA
- a CDS encoding class I SAM-dependent methyltransferase: MSAYTRQAMARLFDRTAETYDALGVDFFGAFATELLDRAGLVPGERLLDVGCGRGAVLFPAAERVGPQGSVLGIDLSAEMVERTAKDIEARGVNASVSLMDAQEPTLDDAAFDVVLASFVVFFLPDPVAGLRSWRRLLAPGGRLGVTTFGADDPRWAAVREVFKPFVPPELAWTLAVRAGLFATIEGFGQAVESAGFTDVTSVERVYPVKFADPGHWITWSWSHGQRMFWELIPEDRLDAVRQAVLAELEPLREHDGSVVLAQTVRYTLAHRD; this comes from the coding sequence ATGAGCGCTTACACCCGGCAGGCGATGGCGCGGCTGTTCGACCGGACGGCGGAGACCTACGACGCGCTCGGCGTCGACTTCTTCGGCGCGTTCGCCACCGAACTGCTCGACCGGGCCGGGCTCGTCCCCGGTGAGCGCTTGCTGGATGTCGGCTGTGGACGGGGCGCGGTGCTCTTCCCGGCGGCCGAGCGGGTCGGCCCGCAAGGATCGGTGCTGGGTATCGACCTTTCCGCGGAAATGGTCGAGCGCACCGCGAAGGACATCGAGGCGCGCGGAGTCAACGCCTCGGTTTCCCTTATGGACGCCCAAGAACCGACACTGGACGACGCCGCCTTCGATGTCGTGCTCGCGTCGTTCGTGGTCTTCTTCCTGCCGGACCCGGTCGCCGGTCTGCGGTCCTGGCGTCGCCTCCTCGCACCCGGCGGCCGACTGGGCGTCACCACGTTCGGCGCGGACGATCCCCGGTGGGCGGCCGTGCGCGAGGTGTTCAAACCGTTCGTTCCGCCGGAACTGGCCTGGACACTGGCCGTAAGGGCGGGACTGTTCGCCACCATCGAAGGATTCGGCCAGGCCGTGGAGTCGGCGGGCTTCACCGATGTCACGTCCGTGGAACGCGTCTATCCGGTGAAGTTCGCCGACCCCGGGCACTGGATCACCTGGTCCTGGTCGCACGGCCAGCGGATGTTCTGGGAGCTGATCCCGGAAGACCGCCTCGACGCCGTGCGCCAGGCCGTGCTCGCGGAGCTCGAACCACTCCGCGAGCACGACGGGAGCGTGGTGCTCGCGCAGACCGTGCGCTACACCCTCGCCCACCGCGATTGA
- a CDS encoding YdcF family protein, whose protein sequence is MKAAAIPFAIAALCCAVFLVSFLRDRRRLRNGFYLFFALLFLGVTFIALLASVSPEAAGFVAVGVILLIIPTVLALTVFLICNGITMLRREGRRLANVLSLLTGLGVCALIIFNATVTQLAWEPLDIVRGILNGLVVYFSFLFVCFLLYSIVYGRIRTEKGVDFVVVLGSGLLDGHRVPPLLASRLNRAKRVIDAEARRGREPMVVTSGGQGPDEDLPESHAMAGYLVENGLPKERILLEDRSRTTFENLTFSAEIMERRKADYRCTVVTNNFHVLRAALTARRAKVNGQVIGSPTAWYFWPSATLREFVAILVDHKYKNLVICGLIVLSQISRAFS, encoded by the coding sequence GTGAAGGCCGCTGCAATCCCCTTCGCCATCGCGGCTTTGTGCTGCGCGGTTTTCCTGGTGAGCTTCCTTCGTGACCGGCGCCGGTTGCGGAACGGCTTCTACCTCTTCTTCGCGCTGCTGTTCCTCGGCGTGACGTTCATCGCGCTGCTCGCCTCGGTGTCGCCCGAGGCGGCGGGGTTCGTCGCGGTCGGCGTGATCCTGCTGATCATCCCGACGGTCCTCGCGCTGACGGTCTTCCTGATCTGCAACGGGATCACCATGCTCCGCCGCGAGGGACGAAGGCTGGCCAACGTCCTTTCGCTGCTGACGGGGCTCGGCGTCTGCGCGCTGATCATCTTCAACGCGACGGTCACTCAACTCGCCTGGGAACCTCTCGACATCGTTCGAGGCATCCTGAACGGGCTCGTCGTCTACTTCTCGTTCCTGTTCGTCTGCTTCCTCCTGTACTCGATCGTCTACGGCCGCATCCGCACCGAAAAGGGCGTGGACTTCGTCGTGGTGCTGGGCTCGGGACTGCTCGACGGGCACCGGGTGCCGCCGCTGCTGGCGAGCCGCCTGAACCGGGCGAAACGCGTCATCGACGCCGAAGCCCGCCGTGGCCGGGAGCCGATGGTGGTCACCTCGGGCGGGCAAGGACCCGACGAGGACCTCCCGGAGTCTCACGCCATGGCCGGCTACCTGGTCGAGAACGGGCTGCCGAAGGAGCGGATCCTCCTCGAAGACCGCTCGCGGACGACCTTCGAAAACCTCACCTTCAGCGCCGAGATCATGGAGCGGCGAAAGGCGGACTACCGGTGCACGGTGGTCACGAACAACTTCCACGTGCTCCGCGCCGCCCTCACCGCCCGCCGCGCCAAGGTGAACGGGCAGGTCATCGGATCGCCGACGGCCTGGTACTTCTGGCCGAGCGCCACCCTTCGCGAATTCGTGGCCATCCTGGTGGACCACAAGTACAAGAACCTGGTCATCTGCGGTCTCATCGTGCTTTCGCAGATCTCCCGCGCCTTCTCCTGA
- a CDS encoding ABC-F family ATP-binding cassette domain-containing protein: MGHVEVAHVEYHLPDGRLLLDDVSFRVGEGSVCALVGANGAGKTTLLRLISGELSPTGGSVTISGGLGVMPQFVGSVRDERTVRDLLVSVSPESLRAAARAVDDTELALMERDDEANQMAYAQALGDWGDARGYEAEVVWDKCTTAALNLPYEKARWREVRTLSGGEQKRLVLEALLLGGSGVLLLDEPDNYLDVPGKQWLEERLRETQKTVLFVSHDRELLARAANKIISVEPGPAGGDVWVHGGGFDSYHQARAERFERFEELRRRWDEKHAQLKKLVADMRQYAARSDEMASRYHAAQTRLRKFEEAGAPAAPPREQKITMRLRGGRTGVRAVTCEGLELRGLMKPFDLEVFYGERVAVLGSNGSGKSHFLRLLAGEDVAHDGLWKLGARVVPGHFAQTHAHPELLGKTLVDILWTDYARSRGPAMNILRRYELDGQGDQRFEKLSGGQQARFQILLLEIGGATILLLDEPTDNLDLASAEALQQALEAYEGTTIAVTHDRWFARSFDRYLVFGSDGHVRETAEPVWDERPVQRAR, from the coding sequence ATGGGTCACGTCGAGGTCGCGCACGTCGAGTACCACCTGCCCGACGGGCGACTGCTCCTCGACGACGTCTCGTTCCGGGTCGGAGAGGGCAGCGTCTGCGCGCTCGTCGGGGCCAACGGGGCGGGCAAGACGACGTTGCTCCGGCTGATCTCGGGGGAGCTGTCCCCCACCGGCGGCTCGGTGACCATCAGTGGCGGGCTCGGGGTGATGCCCCAGTTCGTCGGCTCCGTGCGCGACGAACGGACGGTACGGGATCTGCTCGTGTCGGTGTCGCCGGAGTCGCTCCGCGCCGCCGCCCGCGCGGTCGACGACACCGAACTCGCCTTGATGGAACGCGACGACGAAGCGAACCAGATGGCGTACGCACAGGCGCTCGGCGATTGGGGTGACGCTCGCGGCTACGAAGCCGAAGTCGTGTGGGACAAGTGCACGACGGCGGCGCTCAACCTGCCGTACGAAAAGGCGCGCTGGCGCGAGGTGCGCACGCTGTCCGGCGGCGAACAGAAGCGGCTGGTGCTGGAGGCGCTGCTCCTCGGCGGATCCGGCGTGCTCCTGCTCGACGAGCCGGACAACTACCTCGACGTCCCCGGCAAGCAGTGGCTGGAAGAGCGGCTGCGTGAGACCCAGAAGACCGTGCTGTTCGTTTCGCACGACCGGGAACTCCTCGCCCGGGCGGCGAACAAGATCATCAGCGTCGAACCCGGGCCCGCCGGCGGCGATGTCTGGGTGCACGGCGGTGGCTTCGACAGCTACCACCAGGCGCGCGCGGAACGGTTCGAGCGCTTCGAGGAACTCCGTCGCCGCTGGGACGAAAAGCATGCCCAGCTCAAGAAACTCGTGGCCGACATGCGGCAGTACGCCGCCCGCAGCGACGAGATGGCGTCGCGCTATCACGCCGCGCAGACACGGTTGCGGAAGTTCGAGGAGGCCGGAGCGCCCGCCGCTCCCCCGCGCGAACAGAAGATCACGATGCGCCTGCGCGGCGGCCGGACCGGTGTCCGCGCCGTCACCTGCGAAGGGCTCGAACTCCGCGGCCTGATGAAACCCTTCGACCTGGAGGTCTTCTACGGCGAACGGGTCGCGGTGCTCGGCTCGAACGGCTCCGGCAAATCGCATTTCCTGCGGCTGCTGGCGGGTGAGGACGTCGCGCACGACGGGCTGTGGAAACTCGGTGCCCGCGTCGTGCCCGGCCACTTCGCGCAGACACACGCCCATCCCGAACTGCTCGGAAAAACGCTCGTCGACATCCTCTGGACCGACTACGCGCGAAGCCGCGGGCCCGCGATGAACATCCTGCGCCGGTACGAACTCGACGGACAGGGCGACCAGCGGTTCGAGAAGCTGTCCGGCGGCCAGCAGGCGCGGTTCCAGATCCTGCTGCTGGAGATCGGCGGCGCGACGATCCTGCTCCTGGACGAACCGACCGACAACCTCGACCTCGCCTCGGCGGAAGCGCTGCAGCAGGCGTTGGAAGCCTACGAAGGCACCACGATCGCGGTGACACACGACCGGTGGTTCGCACGCTCCTTCGATCGGTACCTCGTGTTCGGCTCGGACGGACACGTGCGTGAAACCGCGGAACCGGTATGGGACGAACGGCCGGTGCAACGCGCCCGATGA
- a CDS encoding DUF6412 domain-containing protein, whose amino-acid sequence MERTYFGVRLKLMLALFLPELFVVLPVVGGINPLSLATALTASVAVANPLGLAAALTASLVAVLLALAAHFRLEPAAAAMRVRAVSLRERAQLFLSLRDPDARGRVRPRAPSLGIAAA is encoded by the coding sequence GTGGAGCGAACCTACTTCGGCGTGCGGCTCAAGCTGATGCTTGCGCTGTTCCTGCCCGAGTTGTTCGTCGTGCTCCCGGTCGTCGGCGGGATCAACCCGCTGAGCCTGGCCACCGCGCTGACGGCGTCGGTCGCGGTCGCCAACCCGCTCGGCCTCGCCGCCGCCCTGACCGCGTCACTCGTCGCCGTCCTGCTGGCGCTTGCGGCGCACTTCCGCCTGGAACCGGCGGCCGCCGCGATGCGGGTGCGCGCCGTCAGCCTGCGCGAACGCGCGCAGCTGTTCTTGAGCCTGCGCGATCCCGACGCGCGTGGCCGCGTGCGGCCCCGAGCTCCGTCACTGGGCATCGCGGCTGCCTGA
- the yidC gene encoding membrane protein insertase YidC, giving the protein MFDVFLYPVSAILWFWHTVFGAIASPDSGVAWVLSIVFLVFTLRLLLVKPALGALRAGRRMQALAPRMRQLKEKYGKDRGRMAEEIRKLHTETGANPLGGCLPALIQLPVFLSLYWVLRDFTPGAQSNHVFDHAGVRSFLNADLFGAKLGNWLSQPAAELAAFGTDHVHMIAVGVPLMLVASLATFFSLRSGLARQTAAAPETAGITKLMMYLAPVGMLVSGAFFPVPIGVLLYFLATNVWTLGQQHFLTKIVDREEETGSRAAIE; this is encoded by the coding sequence ATGTTCGATGTCTTCCTGTACCCCGTTTCCGCCATTCTCTGGTTCTGGCACACGGTTTTCGGCGCCATTGCGAGTCCGGACTCCGGCGTGGCCTGGGTGCTTTCCATCGTGTTCCTCGTCTTCACCCTGCGCCTGCTGCTGGTCAAACCCGCCCTCGGCGCGCTGCGCGCGGGCCGCCGCATGCAGGCGCTCGCTCCGCGGATGCGGCAGCTCAAGGAGAAGTACGGCAAGGATCGCGGGCGGATGGCGGAAGAGATCCGGAAACTGCACACCGAAACCGGGGCGAACCCGCTGGGCGGTTGCCTCCCGGCGCTGATCCAGCTGCCGGTGTTCCTGTCCCTGTACTGGGTTTTGCGCGATTTCACCCCGGGTGCGCAGTCGAATCACGTGTTCGACCACGCCGGGGTGCGATCGTTCTTGAACGCCGACCTCTTCGGCGCGAAGCTCGGCAACTGGCTTTCCCAGCCGGCGGCGGAGCTGGCCGCGTTCGGCACGGATCACGTCCACATGATCGCCGTCGGGGTGCCGCTGATGCTGGTCGCGAGCCTGGCCACGTTCTTCTCCCTGCGCTCGGGACTCGCCCGGCAGACCGCGGCCGCCCCCGAGACGGCGGGGATCACCAAACTGATGATGTACCTGGCGCCGGTCGGCATGCTGGTCTCGGGAGCGTTCTTCCCGGTGCCGATCGGGGTGCTGCTGTACTTCCTGGCCACCAACGTGTGGACGCTGGGACAGCAGCATTTCCTCACCAAGATCGTCGACAGGGAGGAGGAGACCGGTAGCCGGGCCGCGATCGAGTAG